The Arachis hypogaea cultivar Tifrunner chromosome 14, arahy.Tifrunner.gnm2.J5K5, whole genome shotgun sequence DNA window AGCATTTGCTCTTCAAAGGTTGCACTCTGATTGTCACCCATATCCCCGTCGTTTTCATCTCCGACTTTCCCTATTTGAGTACTTCCAACTCCATCTCCCCCCTTCACCATCGTTCTCTGACATACCTTCGATTCGTCACTTACCTTTACAGCATCAACATCCTCAAGTTTATTGTTTGCCCAGTTCTTGTCTTCAGTTTCACTTACAGTGTTGTTATCCTCATTTGAATCATTATACCCATCAACATCCCCAAAATTTCCATCGTCATTAAGCTCCCCACTTCCACCATTTTTACCACCCACAACTCCATTGTCACCATAGCCATTTTCCGTCCGGAACCCTAAGTTGTCAGCCCCCTCAAACCCTCCAGACCTTCCATCGTCCGACTCTTCAGGAACCGCCGCCGCAACAACACTCCCAACCACCCCCGTGTCACAGCATCCACCATCCTTGACCGGCGCCCAGGCTGGCACGCCAGTCACCACTGTCCCACAATTTTCGAGCCCATGACTCCCGCGGTTCAGCCATTGATTCCCTGCGCCAGTTCGCCGTGCTCGTGCAACCTAGGACAACACAACGCCCCCTCCTTCAGTCAAGCTTACTCCTTGTGATGCACGCTGGATGGGTCGACTGCTCGTTTGGTTACAGCACTCTTCAAGGCAAGATATTCCACCCGACCCGCTTCTGCGCCCAGTTTGCCTGCCCCAGCACCCCTCTGCGTTGATCCAGATGAGCCAAGCGGGCCCAACTGCAGTGTGCAGCCCATAGTAGGATAGCTAGCTATAATGGGCCctgttttattttctattaagcTAGCGTTTATTCTTCTCCCCATTGTGGATATCTACTTTTTAATGAAACTTTTATGATTTACATTTATTGAATTTCTCAttcttagatttattttgtgattatcatcattttggaatgtgattatgttttaaaaatattcataaaataaaacagGTTACCATAGATAAGTTATGgccacggttttaaggaggggtgaccatagataagctatggccacggtgaaaacaGTGACTATAGATAAGGTTACGGTCACGGTTTTAAGGCGGGTGACCATAGacgctatggtcacggtttaaggaggggtgaccataggggctatggtcacggctaaaactgtgaccatagataaggttatggtcacggtttttaggaggggtgaccatagaggctatggtcacggttttaggtggagtgaccatagaggctatggtcacggccaaaaccgtgaccatagataaggctatggtcacggttttgagaaGAGGTGactatagaggctatggtcacggaaccgtgaccataggtctatGGCCACGAAAGAATAGGTCACGGCGAAAAGATCGTGACCATAggtcaaaaaccgtgaccatagacctatggtcacccttttcactagcttaccgtgaccatagaccttttttttgtagtgatagcCCATAATTCGAACAACCAAAAGCCCATGATAccatttcatctttttttttgaaatcaaacagCTCAACACAATAGAAGTGGAGCGACCAACCAAGTtacataaactaaaaaaaaacaaaaggacCTACCAAATATAACAACACAAATCCGACCccatgtcatctccggcatagccatcaacaactaaAGGGATCCCCACCGCTCCACTCGTTAGTACTACTCGAAGACATGTTGATGATTTCTTCAACTCCTTTGCTTGTGTGCTGAAAAATCCGTCTATTTCTTTCCAACCATAAGTTCCAGACGATCGCGCAAAAGCACCTCAACCGGTGATTACGCTCTTCCATCCTCCTCGGTTCTTCTGTCCAACTAAGAAAGTGTTCTTTCATCGATCCTGGGTAAGACCACCGTTGGCCAAAAGCTGAAATCCAAGCACTCCACACCTGCCATGCAAATATGCATCCTAGAAACAAGTGATGTACATCCTCCACCCCGTTGTTACAGAGAACACAAGTAACATCTTCATGACTGATGATTCCAAACTGGCTCAACCTGTCCTTTGTATTCACTCTTCCTATCAGAGCAAACCAGACAAACAGCTCCACTCTAGGCGGGACCAGCCCCTTCCAAATAGTCCTGGTGAAGCTGTAACTGATTACCTCCTCTGGGATCAATTCTTCCTGCATCACCTGTACAAATGAGTTAGTTGTAAAAATACCTCGCCTATCATATTTCCACACCACTATGTCCTCTCTGTTATGAATTAAGTTCACAGGTCTCAAAACCTCGTGTAATGCACTCAGtagttccaactcccattggaagagctctcgcctccattggaagttccaaatccactcAAGCCCATCCCAAAAACCACAGTCCCCTATAACGGATCCACactggtttgaaacagagaaaagcCTCGGGAATCGGTTCTTCAGAGATCCACCAAGCACCCATGTATCCTCCCAAAAACGTGTCTGACACCCATTCCCAACCACCATGGACAGGCCTGCAACCATCTTATCCCTTAAATGTTGGTTCAGGATGTGTAACTGGCAAATATCCTTCCATGGTCCTCCTCTAGTAGGCGGTTCTTGAGTCCACAGAGGCTCATTGGGGTTTAGATTATGACAAGAAGCTACGACTTTTTTCCACAAGGGGCAATCTTCCTTTGCAAatcgccaccaccacttgaacaacAGCGCTGTGTTGCGAACCATAGCGTTCCCTACTCCCAGTCCACCTAGTTTCTTCGGCGCCTGCACCACTTCCCACCTTATTAATGCCATACCAGTCCTACCCTCTTCTGAGCTCCACAGGAATCTTCTCTGTAGTGAAATCAATTTCTCAGCCACCGCTTTCAGCATCTTGAACAAGCTCAAATAGTATATTGGCAGACTGTTCAACACAGATTTGATAAGTACCAACTTCCCAGATTTGTTCAGCACCTTGGCCTTCCACAAGCTGAGTTTTTCCTCCACCTTGTCTATGATAGGCTTCCATGTCTTCACCAACCTCGGATTAGCTCCTAGAGATATTCTAAGGTATTTAACTGGAAGGACATCCCCCTTACAACCCAGCAGGTTACACATACGCTCGACCCATTGCTCCTCACAATTAATTGGAATCAGGCTGGACTTATCAAAATTGATACTCAGGCCTGACATCAACTCGAAGAATCGCATAAGCCTCTTGTAATTCCTTATAGTCTCCTCCTTTGGTGGGCAGAAGAGGATAGTGTCATCAGCAAACTGAAGGTGTGACAAAGGTATACTGTCTCTACCAACCAGCAGCGGTGATATACGACCATTCCTCACTGCCTCGCCTATCATTCGATGCAGCACATCCACCACTAATACAAACAAAAATGGAGACAGTGGGTCACCTTGTCTCAAACCTCTTTCCATGTTGAAAGGCTTAGATGGCGAGCCATTTATCAGCACCGACATAGACGCAGTGGCTACACACTCCATCACCCATGCTCTCCATTTATGCCCAAATCCCATTTTCTGCAGCACAGTGTTCACAAAGCTCCACTTAACCCTGTCATAAGCCTTTTGGAAGTCAAGCTTAATTAGTGCAGCCTCCTTTTTCCTCAGTTTGAGCCAACTAACTGTTTCACACGCAATAAGCGCCCCGTCATGAATTTTCCTTCCCTGTACAAACGCACTCTGGGTCTCTCCTACTAATGCTGGCATCACTGATCTCATCCTCCTAACTAGCACCTTCGAAATAACCTTATACATACACCCCACCATACTGATAGGTCGCAAATCTTTAATCTCCTTTGCACCCATGAACTTAGGTGCTAGCGCCACCCAAGTGATATTGGCATCCGCCGGTAACCTGGCCATCTGGAAAAACCCCATCACTGCCGCCGTGAATTCAGAGCCAATCTCATCCCAGCATCTCTTGATGAAGTTCATGTTGTATCCGTCACACCCTGGCGCCTTGGAGGACTCACAGTCCCACAGGCCTCTCTGATCTCTTCGCCCGACGGTATCACTTCTAGAGCCATAGCATCCTCCTCACCTATTTGAACCACCAGACCATCTCTGAACCCCATAGTAGGAGAGTCTTCCTGATGATATAGATCCTTATAAAACTGTCTGATAGCAACCTTTATTCTAGCCTGATTCCGAACCAGCCTGCCGTTGATAACCAGACTATCAATCCTATTGTTCCGCCTTCTTGCTGAAGCTATATTGTGGAAGTATCTTGTATTCCTGTCCATTTCATTCATGTGCCGAGATCGCGACATCTGCTTCCAGTGTACTTCTTTTCTCACATACCATCGCTCACAGCACTTAACCAGCGCCTTTCTCCTAGCCTCCAGTGTTCCGTCATATACTCCATTGCTGACCATATCATCAATCTTCTTGATCTCTTCCTCAAACTTTGTAATCTTCttatccatgtcaccaaaatttgCCTTATGCCAGCTTCTCAGTGGTTCTGTCAGCGCCTTCAATTTATCTGTGAACTGTAGCTCTCCTAACCCTCTCCACTCCTCCTTCACCATCCTGAGAAAgccttcatgtgtaaaccatgaATCAAGACTCCGGAACGGCCTGGGTCCTCCTCTCAGCTTCCTACCCTCCACTATTAGCGGGCAATGATCTGACAGACCCCTTGGTCCACCTCGCAAATGTGCATCTGGAAACTCTTCTAACCACTCCAAGCTAACCAGGACTCTATCTATACGACTGCAAGAATGCCCGCGAAACCATGTAAACTTCCGATCAGTGAGCGGCAAATCCACTAAGTTCATGTCCTGAATCCAAGACTTAAAATATTCCGCAGACCTTGTCAACCCGGTGTTGCCTCTCCGTTCCTCTATATGTACTATTTCATTAAAGTCTCCCATAA harbors:
- the LOC112742883 gene encoding uncharacterized protein, which translates into the protein MIFSSWNVRGLRRDGKLRMVKDLRNKHRLQMLGLIETKRQIVTKFDVARIWGQGSPGWEYVGSEGVVGGLLLIWDEEMFKLNNCYKGERWLCVEGVILKTSFNCAFVLVYGAHDRDEKVQVWEELSYIAGLCQVPCCFMGDFNEIVHIEERRGNTGLTRSAEYFKSWIQDMNLVDLPLTDRKFTWFRGHSCSRIDRVLVSLEWLEEFPDAHLRGGPRGLSDHCPLIVEGRKLRGGPRPFRSLDSWFTHEGFLRMVKEEWRGLGELQFTDKLKALTEPLRSWHKANFGDMDKKITKFEEEIKKIDDMVSNGVYDGTLEARRKALVKCCERWYVRKEVHWKQMSRSRHMNEMDRNTRYFHNIASARRRNNRIDSLVINGRLVRNQARIKVAIRQFYKDLYHQEDSPTMGFRDGLVVQIGEEDAMALEVIPSGEEIREACGTVSPPRRQGVTDTT